From the genome of Gemmatimonas phototrophica, one region includes:
- a CDS encoding NAD(P)-dependent alcohol dehydrogenase has protein sequence MGRKTKWVGILVVLVSAAGAGGALALSHESPCSDAAATPAANDTTAAQVYSYSCYGGPEVMRLKTIATPTPGDTEVLVRVHAASVNPLDWHFLRGKPYIMRILSGMGAPTEERIGADFAGTVQTVGARVTEFKVGDRVFGSRTGAFGTHVVVPEHGAMTRMPHSASFEQAAAIGVAATTALQAVRDQALVRKGQRVLINGASGGVGTFAVQIAKIYGAHVTGVASTRNVDMVQGIGADRVIDYTKDDFTKGAERYDAIIDMVGNHELRALDAVLAPGGRMIIVGGPNDNAYLGPLTRSAAAILAAPVLKATFITFTANENQADLVMLRDWMQRGTLRSVIDREYAFAELPAAVTYQEAGRSRGKVIVKMP, from the coding sequence GTGGGACGCAAAACGAAGTGGGTTGGAATACTGGTGGTGCTCGTGAGCGCCGCTGGCGCCGGCGGGGCGCTGGCACTCAGCCACGAGTCGCCGTGCTCAGACGCTGCGGCCACGCCCGCGGCGAACGACACCACCGCTGCACAGGTGTACAGCTACAGCTGCTACGGTGGCCCTGAGGTGATGCGCCTCAAGACTATCGCCACGCCCACGCCGGGTGATACCGAAGTGCTCGTACGCGTGCATGCGGCGTCGGTGAATCCGCTCGACTGGCACTTCCTGCGCGGCAAACCCTACATCATGCGCATACTCTCAGGCATGGGCGCGCCCACCGAAGAGCGTATTGGCGCCGACTTCGCCGGCACGGTGCAGACAGTGGGCGCGCGCGTGACTGAGTTCAAGGTTGGCGACAGGGTATTCGGGTCGCGCACCGGCGCCTTTGGTACGCACGTCGTGGTCCCTGAGCACGGCGCCATGACTCGCATGCCACACAGCGCCTCGTTCGAGCAGGCCGCAGCCATTGGCGTGGCGGCCACCACGGCGCTGCAGGCGGTTCGCGATCAGGCACTGGTGCGCAAAGGTCAACGCGTACTCATCAACGGTGCGTCGGGCGGCGTGGGCACCTTTGCCGTGCAAATCGCCAAGATCTACGGCGCCCACGTCACGGGCGTGGCGAGCACCCGCAACGTAGACATGGTGCAGGGTATCGGTGCCGACCGCGTGATTGACTACACGAAAGACGACTTCACCAAAGGCGCCGAGCGATACGATGCCATTATCGATATGGTGGGCAACCATGAGCTGCGCGCACTCGATGCGGTGCTCGCGCCCGGTGGGCGCATGATCATCGTGGGTGGCCCCAATGACAACGCGTACCTTGGGCCGCTCACCCGCTCGGCCGCGGCCATCCTGGCGGCACCGGTGCTCAAAGCCACCTTCATTACGTTCACCGCCAACGAGAACCAGGCCGACTTGGTCATGCTGCGCGACTGGATGCAGCGCGGCACACTGCGGTCGGTTATTGATCGTGAGTATGCGTTCGCCGAGCTACCGGCGGCGGTGACGTATCAGGAGGCGGGGCGATCACGCGGCAAAGTCATTGTGAAGATGCCGTAA
- a CDS encoding DUF3427 domain-containing protein, whose translation MTRLTRGLHERLVTRLLERDLETLESHLSADRTALRDADAADRLALHLSRVVERAIDTLPEKERAALGADLTRRLIAELSREGALVEFAGEEPLTPPESLRAINAALPDGRPEQIPQPLIPLLDTTLLTNAPGEPNVGHQLLAEVASADRIDLVMAFIRRTGVRPLREVLKRHVEAGRGLRVLTTVYTGSTEADALEMLQDLGADVRVSYDTTGTRLHAKAWLFHRESGFSTAYVGSSNLTHSAQVSGLEWNVRVSGARNRGVIEKLSAVFESYWQQPDFEPYDRARFDSATNHERPALTLHLPPTEIRLEPFQERLLEQIALAREEGRHRNLLVSATGTGKTVMAAVDFARLRARLPRARLLFIAHRDEILSQAQATFAHALRDPSFGERWVSGERPSRWEHVFASIQSLNTNSLEQLDPAHFDVVIVDEFHHAAASSYERVLARIQPQQLLGLTATPERSDGLSILHWFDNRISAELRLWDAIDQHRLVPFSYFGVTDSLNLTDIPWTRGRGYDTTALTDVITSTDVWARQVLKQCAEYLGPLNKVRALGFCVSVQHAHYMARIFAEHGVSARAVDGTTPAAEREEALRALANGTVNVVFSVDLFNEGVDVPTVDTLLMLRPTDSPVLFVQQLGRGLRKAIGKSLCTVLDFVGQHRREFRFDHRLGALLGGSRKHIKQQVELGFPFLPAGCQMQLEPVAKERILASISQSMPTRRAERARELAALAAQRPDITLGEFLEEMGLELEEFYASPSDSWTGLRVAAGLPIGEPGPQENALRRAMGRLLHVDDHERLDAWRRWLSAPDSGDVEAATRAACLVRMLLAQVLESVADDAMSFAAGAQLLRDHPAVCAEIGELCDVLAQRVAHLSVPLDVFTEVPLRVHARYTRREILVASGESTDVKGSTWREGVRYADHLPADLFAFTLDKTAGQFSPTTRYRDYAISRELIHWESQSTTRAASPTGLRYQQHVERGSHVWLFARLNSEERAFTFLGPASYVSHAGEAPMGITWRLQHSLPGDLFQAFAAAVA comes from the coding sequence ATGACCCGACTTACCCGCGGACTCCACGAGCGACTCGTCACACGTCTGTTGGAGCGCGACCTTGAGACACTCGAGTCCCATCTGAGTGCAGACCGTACCGCTCTACGCGACGCCGACGCGGCCGATCGGCTAGCCCTCCACCTGTCGCGGGTCGTAGAGCGCGCCATCGATACGCTCCCCGAGAAAGAGCGGGCCGCCCTCGGCGCCGATCTTACGCGCCGCCTCATTGCGGAGCTGTCACGAGAAGGTGCACTGGTCGAGTTCGCCGGCGAAGAGCCTCTCACTCCGCCCGAGTCGCTGCGCGCAATCAACGCCGCGCTGCCTGATGGGCGTCCCGAGCAGATCCCGCAGCCACTCATCCCACTGCTTGATACCACGTTGCTCACCAATGCTCCGGGTGAGCCGAATGTGGGGCATCAGTTGCTCGCCGAAGTGGCGTCCGCCGATCGCATTGACCTCGTGATGGCGTTCATTCGCCGTACGGGGGTGCGGCCGCTGCGCGAGGTGCTCAAACGGCACGTCGAGGCGGGACGGGGTCTACGCGTGCTGACCACGGTCTATACCGGTTCCACAGAGGCCGATGCGCTCGAGATGCTGCAGGACCTTGGGGCGGATGTGCGCGTGTCGTACGACACCACCGGCACCCGTTTGCACGCCAAGGCGTGGCTGTTTCACCGGGAGAGCGGCTTCTCCACGGCGTATGTGGGGTCGTCCAACCTCACGCACAGCGCGCAGGTGAGCGGGCTCGAATGGAACGTGCGGGTCTCCGGGGCCCGAAACCGTGGGGTGATTGAGAAACTGTCGGCGGTGTTCGAGAGCTACTGGCAGCAGCCAGACTTTGAGCCGTACGACCGGGCGCGGTTCGATAGTGCGACGAACCACGAGCGCCCTGCTCTCACGCTGCACCTCCCGCCCACAGAGATCCGACTCGAACCCTTCCAGGAGCGTCTGCTAGAGCAGATCGCCCTCGCTCGTGAGGAAGGCCGCCACCGCAACTTGCTCGTTTCGGCTACTGGTACGGGCAAGACCGTGATGGCGGCTGTGGACTTCGCGCGTCTCCGAGCCCGCCTGCCTCGAGCGCGCCTGCTGTTCATCGCCCACCGCGACGAGATTCTGTCGCAAGCGCAGGCCACGTTCGCTCATGCTCTACGGGATCCATCGTTCGGCGAGCGGTGGGTGAGCGGCGAACGTCCCAGTCGGTGGGAGCATGTGTTCGCGTCTATCCAGTCGCTGAATACGAACAGTCTTGAGCAGCTGGACCCAGCGCACTTTGATGTGGTAATTGTGGACGAGTTCCACCACGCCGCGGCGTCGAGTTACGAGCGTGTGCTGGCGCGAATTCAACCGCAGCAGTTACTAGGGCTTACGGCCACTCCTGAGCGAAGCGACGGGCTGTCCATTCTGCACTGGTTCGACAATCGAATATCCGCTGAGCTACGGCTATGGGATGCCATTGATCAGCACCGACTGGTGCCGTTTTCGTACTTCGGAGTCACCGACTCACTTAATCTCACCGACATTCCGTGGACGCGCGGTCGAGGATACGACACGACGGCACTGACTGACGTGATTACCAGCACCGACGTGTGGGCGCGGCAGGTGCTTAAGCAGTGTGCGGAGTACCTCGGCCCGCTCAACAAGGTCCGGGCGCTGGGATTCTGTGTGAGCGTGCAGCACGCGCACTACATGGCGCGGATTTTCGCCGAGCACGGCGTGTCGGCACGCGCCGTTGACGGTACTACACCGGCGGCCGAGCGAGAGGAGGCGCTGCGGGCGCTTGCCAACGGCACCGTGAACGTGGTGTTCTCGGTGGACCTGTTCAACGAAGGCGTGGACGTACCAACCGTTGATACGCTGCTCATGCTGCGACCCACCGACAGTCCGGTGCTGTTCGTACAGCAGCTGGGGCGCGGGCTGCGCAAGGCGATAGGCAAGTCGCTGTGTACGGTGCTCGACTTCGTGGGTCAGCACCGCCGTGAGTTTCGCTTCGACCATCGACTGGGAGCACTGCTCGGCGGGAGCCGTAAGCACATCAAGCAGCAGGTTGAGCTTGGCTTTCCGTTTCTTCCAGCCGGGTGCCAGATGCAGCTCGAGCCCGTGGCGAAAGAGCGTATACTGGCAAGTATCAGTCAGAGCATGCCGACACGTCGCGCCGAGCGGGCGCGTGAGCTGGCAGCGCTGGCCGCGCAGCGTCCGGACATTACGCTGGGTGAGTTTCTCGAGGAGATGGGCCTCGAACTCGAGGAGTTCTACGCCAGCCCGAGTGACTCATGGACCGGGCTCCGCGTGGCTGCTGGACTGCCCATTGGTGAGCCGGGGCCGCAGGAAAATGCGTTGCGCAGAGCTATGGGTCGACTACTGCACGTGGACGATCACGAACGACTCGATGCATGGCGTCGCTGGCTGAGTGCCCCCGATTCGGGCGATGTGGAGGCCGCCACACGTGCTGCCTGTCTGGTACGTATGCTGCTCGCGCAGGTACTGGAAAGCGTAGCGGATGATGCGATGTCGTTCGCCGCCGGCGCTCAGCTGTTGCGCGATCACCCAGCCGTTTGCGCTGAGATCGGAGAGCTATGCGATGTACTGGCGCAGCGCGTAGCTCACCTGTCGGTGCCACTGGATGTCTTTACCGAGGTGCCGCTGCGGGTTCACGCCCGATATACCCGCCGGGAGATTCTAGTGGCCAGCGGCGAGAGCACCGACGTGAAGGGCAGCACCTGGCGGGAAGGCGTTCGTTATGCGGATCACCTGCCGGCTGACCTGTTTGCCTTCACCCTCGACAAAACCGCCGGACAGTTCTCCCCCACGACGCGCTACCGCGACTACGCGATCAGCCGCGAGCTCATTCACTGGGAGAGCCAGTCTACCACGCGCGCTGCAAGCCCCACGGGCCTTCGGTATCAGCAGCATGTGGAGCGTGGCAGCCACGTATGGTTGTTCGCGCGGCTCAACTCCGAAGAACGCGCATTCACGTTTCTCGGCCCGGCGTCCTATGTGTCTCACGCCGGCGAGGCGCCGATGGGGATTACCTGGCGTCTGCAGCACTCGTTGCCTGGAGACTTGTTTCAGGCGTTCGCGGCGGCGGTGGCATAG
- a CDS encoding GNAT family N-acetyltransferase, which yields MIRSVRPSDTPTLLSVACATGLFEPADASALLGGVLDALHADELGPGHAAQFWAPNDESAPAGWVYYAPDAHADGVWNLWWIGVRPEDHGRGGGDSLLDAVEATVMAEAGRVLVIETSALPPLARARAFYAKRGYVECGRVPDFYSVGDDKIIFAKRMGPPTPID from the coding sequence ATGATTCGTTCTGTCCGTCCCTCGGATACACCGACGCTGCTTTCTGTCGCGTGCGCGACAGGCCTTTTTGAACCTGCTGATGCAAGTGCACTTCTAGGGGGAGTACTCGACGCGCTTCACGCTGACGAACTCGGGCCAGGGCATGCCGCGCAGTTTTGGGCGCCCAACGACGAAAGCGCACCCGCTGGGTGGGTCTACTACGCCCCGGATGCACACGCCGATGGCGTGTGGAATCTGTGGTGGATTGGTGTCCGTCCAGAGGATCACGGTCGCGGCGGGGGCGATTCACTTCTCGATGCCGTGGAAGCGACCGTCATGGCCGAAGCTGGTCGAGTCTTAGTAATTGAGACGAGCGCGCTCCCCCCTCTTGCCCGCGCGCGAGCGTTCTACGCCAAGAGAGGCTACGTCGAGTGTGGCCGTGTGCCGGACTTTTACAGCGTCGGCGACGACAAGATCATCTTCGCAAAACGAATGGGGCCGCCCACTCCGATCGACTAA